A window of the Desulfobacula toluolica Tol2 genome harbors these coding sequences:
- the istB gene encoding IS21-like element helper ATPase IstB translates to MMSDHDQIMNHLKSLHMPTMRRSYEEMADQARAESWGYEQYLLQLLNLECEVRWQNRIARNLRASKLPPSKTFENFDKKRLPIKVANHLNVLIDGSFLSRSENILAFGNPGSGKTHLLCAIGHELIAKGKQVLFISCSQLVQELLIAKRELELTKKLKSLSRFDAVIIDDIGYVQQSREEMEVLFTFLADRYEQGSLMITSNLPFSKWEQIFKDPMTTAAAIDRLVHHSIIFELNVESYRMEQAKKEAR, encoded by the coding sequence ATGATGAGTGATCATGACCAGATCATGAACCATCTCAAGAGTCTCCACATGCCGACCATGCGCCGCAGCTATGAAGAAATGGCAGATCAGGCCCGGGCGGAGTCATGGGGGTATGAACAGTATCTTTTACAGCTGCTGAATCTTGAATGTGAAGTGCGGTGGCAAAACCGGATAGCACGGAACCTGAGGGCATCCAAGCTGCCACCGTCAAAGACCTTTGAAAATTTTGATAAAAAACGCCTTCCCATAAAGGTCGCTAATCATTTGAATGTACTGATCGACGGCTCTTTTTTAAGCCGATCTGAAAATATTTTGGCCTTTGGGAATCCGGGAAGCGGGAAAACCCATCTGTTGTGTGCCATTGGCCATGAATTGATTGCAAAAGGAAAGCAGGTCCTTTTCATCTCATGCAGCCAGCTTGTTCAGGAGCTGCTGATCGCCAAAAGGGAGCTTGAGTTGACAAAAAAGCTCAAAAGCCTCTCCAGGTTTGATGCCGTGATTATCGATGATATCGGATATGTCCAGCAAAGCCGGGAAGAGATGGAGGTGCTGTTCACCTTCCTGGCAGACCGGTATGAGCAAGGCAGTCTGATGATCACCAGCAATCTTCCCTTTTCCAAGTGGGAACAGATTTTTAAAGATCCGATGACGACGGCTGCGGCTATCGACAGGCTTGTTCATCACAGCATTATCTTTGAATTGAATGTTGAGAGCTATCGCATGGAGCAGGCCAAAAAGGAGGCAAGATAA
- a CDS encoding ISNCY family transposase, whose product MNCSSNFDWFIDKLHNTFDRLPDYRSFSPALTYEVKDAVLGAFSMFFSQSASFLSYQNSMKQAKGKSNAESLFKIEKIPSDNQIRNILDGVSPDNFYSVFSDCYSKIEESGHLGGYRFFQDCLLVVIDGTEYFRSSKIHCKNCTVTHHKNGKVSYSHKVLTPVITQPGSTTVIPLEPEFVIPQDGSKKQDCELNAAKRWIERNAHMADEKSIILGDDLFSREPFCKQLLLKGFHFILVCKPDSHKTLYEYLDGFIKSNDVSSISSRRWNGKYHEKIILRYFNNLPVKDGENVLHVNWADITITNTKTQETCYYNSFITDFIIDDSNVEQIIQAGRARWKVENENNNVLKTKGYHLEHNYGHGKKFLSSTLLTLNLLAFLSHIFLEFMDKTYFSVRKALSVRKIFFHDFKALTKYLYFDNWKHLINFMAEQLELNITDIKMNSG is encoded by the coding sequence ATGAACTGTAGCTCCAATTTTGACTGGTTTATAGACAAACTTCATAATACATTTGACCGGTTACCCGATTATAGATCTTTTAGTCCTGCGTTAACCTATGAGGTGAAAGATGCCGTATTAGGAGCCTTTTCAATGTTTTTCAGTCAATCCGCATCCTTTTTGTCATATCAGAATTCCATGAAACAAGCGAAGGGCAAAAGCAACGCTGAAAGTTTGTTCAAAATTGAAAAGATACCATCAGATAATCAAATCCGTAATATTTTAGATGGGGTCTCGCCCGATAATTTCTATTCTGTATTTTCAGATTGTTATTCAAAAATTGAAGAGTCCGGTCACTTGGGTGGATACAGGTTCTTTCAGGATTGCCTGTTGGTCGTAATTGATGGTACGGAGTACTTCAGATCTTCCAAAATACATTGTAAAAATTGTACGGTTACACATCATAAGAACGGTAAAGTGTCATATTCTCATAAAGTGCTGACACCTGTTATAACACAGCCTGGCAGCACAACAGTGATACCGCTTGAGCCTGAATTTGTTATTCCCCAAGATGGTTCAAAAAAACAAGATTGTGAACTTAATGCTGCCAAAAGATGGATTGAGAGAAATGCCCATATGGCGGATGAAAAATCTATTATTTTAGGGGATGATCTTTTTTCAAGAGAGCCGTTTTGCAAACAATTGCTTCTTAAAGGGTTCCATTTCATATTAGTTTGTAAGCCGGATTCACACAAGACTCTCTATGAATATTTAGATGGTTTTATCAAAAGCAATGATGTCTCATCTATTTCCAGCAGGCGTTGGAATGGGAAATACCATGAAAAAATAATTCTTCGTTACTTTAATAACTTACCTGTTAAAGATGGAGAAAATGTTCTCCATGTTAATTGGGCAGACATTACCATAACCAACACAAAGACGCAGGAAACCTGTTATTATAATTCATTCATTACAGATTTCATTATAGACGACTCAAACGTTGAACAAATAATTCAAGCGGGAAGAGCGCGTTGGAAAGTTGAAAATGAAAATAATAACGTTCTTAAAACCAAAGGATATCATCTTGAACATAATTATGGTCATGGGAAAAAATTTTTATCTTCTACATTATTAACTCTGAATCTTTTGGCATTTTTAAGCCATATTTTCCTGGAATTTATGGATAAAACATATTTTTCAGTCCGAAAAGCACTTTCCGTAAGAAAAATTTTTTTTCATGATTTTAAAGCATTAACAAAGTACTTGTATTTTGATAACTGGAAGCATTTGATAAACTTTATGGCAGAACAGCTTGAATTGAATATAACTGATATTAAAATGAATTCCGGTTAA
- the tnpC gene encoding IS66 family transposase has translation MTKGKVKGNRNLDEVKKIACDLIDENQILKEQVKSLQNMIFGRKSEKTPKDDGQMSLFDMPEPELPILEKEEEDVTIGEHTRKKRGRKPLPADLPRIDVIHELSEDERQCNCGCLKERIGQEESEQLDYIPAKVRVLRNIRYKYACKNCEGVEDDGPTVSIARMPEQIIPKSIATPGLLAHILTAKFADALPFYRQEKQFTRIGIELGRSTMCTWAMKVADACDILIDMMQKDILASPMIGADETPLLVLKGPRKSKSYMWIFRGGPPDMPIIQFQYHPTRSGDVAASFLNGYKGIVQTDGYKGYDFLDKITDIIHVACWTHARRGFKNVTKAAGNKKSSSGNAGTALKYISLLYKIEKEARVQELTPDQLYARRQKEAVPILEEFKKWLDARVEKVPPKSLLGKAIHYTLNQWHRLIQYTTDGIIRPDNNLVENAIRPFVVGRKNWLFSDTVKGARASALIYSLIETAKSNGLEPYWYLKYLFEHLPEAMTEDDFKALLPYNVDKKQLA, from the coding sequence ATGACTAAAGGCAAGGTAAAAGGTAATCGGAATCTGGATGAAGTGAAGAAAATTGCTTGTGATTTGATTGATGAGAATCAAATCCTTAAAGAGCAGGTTAAATCACTTCAGAATATGATCTTTGGTCGCAAATCAGAGAAAACGCCTAAAGATGACGGGCAAATGTCTCTGTTCGATATGCCTGAACCCGAACTTCCTATCCTGGAAAAAGAGGAGGAAGACGTAACGATTGGTGAACATACCCGTAAAAAACGTGGCCGCAAGCCTTTACCCGCCGATCTTCCCCGTATAGATGTTATACATGAACTCAGCGAGGATGAAAGACAGTGCAACTGCGGTTGCCTTAAGGAACGCATCGGCCAGGAAGAGTCAGAACAACTGGACTATATCCCTGCCAAAGTAAGGGTACTTCGAAACATCCGGTATAAATACGCCTGCAAAAATTGTGAAGGTGTGGAAGACGACGGCCCCACCGTGTCAATTGCCAGGATGCCTGAACAGATTATCCCCAAAAGCATTGCTACCCCGGGCCTTCTGGCACATATTCTGACCGCAAAATTTGCAGATGCCCTGCCGTTTTACCGTCAGGAAAAGCAATTTACCAGGATCGGTATTGAACTTGGCCGGTCGACCATGTGTACATGGGCCATGAAAGTCGCTGACGCCTGTGATATTCTAATCGACATGATGCAAAAGGACATACTGGCAAGCCCGATGATTGGTGCTGATGAAACACCTCTTCTGGTCTTAAAGGGCCCCCGGAAATCAAAATCATATATGTGGATTTTTAGAGGTGGTCCGCCTGATATGCCAATTATTCAATTCCAATATCATCCGACACGATCCGGAGATGTTGCCGCATCATTTTTGAATGGATACAAAGGCATTGTTCAGACGGATGGCTATAAAGGATATGATTTTCTGGACAAAATAACAGATATCATTCATGTGGCATGCTGGACTCACGCCCGCAGGGGATTTAAAAATGTAACAAAAGCTGCAGGGAATAAAAAGAGTTCATCGGGCAATGCCGGCACCGCTTTAAAGTATATCAGTCTGCTTTATAAAATTGAAAAAGAAGCCCGGGTGCAGGAATTAACGCCTGACCAATTATATGCTCGGAGGCAAAAAGAAGCGGTTCCAATTTTAGAAGAGTTCAAGAAATGGCTTGATGCAAGAGTGGAAAAAGTTCCTCCCAAAAGTCTGCTTGGCAAGGCGATCCATTATACTCTCAACCAATGGCACAGGCTCATCCAATACACGACCGACGGAATCATCAGGCCTGATAACAATCTGGTTGAAAATGCCATCCGACCTTTTGTGGTCGGACGAAAGAATTGGCTTTTCTCGGACACCGTTAAGGGTGCCCGGGCCAGTGCACTGATTTACAGCTTGATTGAAACAGCCAAATCAAATGGGCTGGAGCCATATTGGTATCTCAAATATCTGTTTGAACACTTGCCTGAGGCTATGACGGAAGATGATTTTAAGGCGTTGCTTCCATACAATGTCGATAAAAAACAGTTGGCTTGA
- the tnpB gene encoding IS66 family insertion sequence element accessory protein TnpB (TnpB, as the term is used for proteins encoded by IS66 family insertion elements, is considered an accessory protein, since TnpC, encoded by a neighboring gene, is a DDE family transposase.) — MMNFPSDTKVYLFLGATDMRKAINGLSVIVSEQMQLDIFSSNLFVFCNRTQTILKILYWDKNGFCMWQKRLEKDRFKWPKTSDDVMNITSRELSWLVDGLNINQAHKPLKYSMIY; from the coding sequence ATGATGAATTTTCCGTCAGACACCAAGGTCTATCTATTCTTAGGCGCAACGGATATGCGCAAAGCTATTAACGGATTGTCCGTCATTGTCAGTGAACAGATGCAACTTGACATATTTTCCTCCAACTTGTTTGTATTCTGCAACCGGACGCAGACCATTTTAAAAATTTTATACTGGGATAAAAATGGCTTCTGTATGTGGCAGAAACGTCTTGAAAAAGACCGTTTCAAGTGGCCGAAAACATCTGACGATGTCATGAATATTACCAGTCGAGAGTTGTCCTGGTTAGTTGACGGCCTGAATATAAATCAGGCACATAAACCCTTGAAATATTCCATGATTTATTGA
- the tnpA gene encoding IS66 family insertion sequence element accessory protein TnpA, with protein MSKSWKKINEEKAIFWKTHIDQWTESRLSQIEYCRQNGLRPNRFTYWKIKFGKPNQPTGLVQVPVPTHFCQAGLKLNIGRELQVEIPDGFKKETLEQVLSVLKAVQ; from the coding sequence TTGAGCAAATCGTGGAAGAAAATAAACGAAGAAAAGGCAATATTCTGGAAAACACATATCGATCAATGGACTGAATCCCGCCTGTCCCAAATAGAGTACTGCCGCCAGAATGGCCTGAGGCCGAACAGGTTCACCTATTGGAAGATTAAATTCGGTAAACCAAATCAGCCCACAGGACTGGTTCAGGTTCCTGTGCCGACTCACTTTTGTCAAGCAGGGCTAAAACTGAATATAGGCCGGGAACTGCAAGTGGAAATCCCCGACGGTTTTAAGAAAGAAACCCTTGAGCAGGTGCTTTCTGTATTGAAGGCTGTCCAATGA